ACCAGCAGTGCCATGATGTTTTCCATGCCATCCATCAGGTAGGGCAGCTGTGCTTCGATCGTGTCGGCATCAATCATGTACTGGCTGTAGTCTTCTGAATCCATGAAGGTGTACAAATCACCTTCCTTGTACAGGTAGGAGCACTTACGCCGTTCGAGCTGCGCTTCCTTGAGCATGTCGTCGCCGGTGAAGGTTTCTTCATACTTGCCGCCACCGGGCAGCTTACTGAAGCGCATCCGATACAGGGTCTGGGCACCGCGTGCTGTCGGACTCTTTACATCGATCTGCTGTACCAGCATGTACTGGCCATTGAGTTCGATCAGGTTACCGCGTTTGACATCTGCCGCTTTGGGCATGGTGATACTCCACACAGAAGTGAGAAACAGGTCGCCATTTTATGAGAAAAAACGGCGGCGGCACAGTAGTCCATCAGCTTATGCGACGCTTGAGCCCGGACTCGTTAATGATGCGGGTCGCAATCTCTTCAATGGAAAAATTGGTGGTGTTGATGCAGGGTATGTTTTCCTTCTGGAACAGTCGCTCAACGGTACGGATTTCAAAGTCGCACTGATCCAGCGAGGCATAGCGGCTGTTGGCGCGGCGTTCGTGACGAATGGCTGCCAGCTGAAAGGGATCGATGGTCAGGCCATAGAGTTTATGCCGGTGCTGCTGAAGGCATTCAGGCAGGCGGCTGGCTTCCATATCTTCTTCTGTCAGTGGGTAGTTGGCCGCACGGATTCCAAACTGCAACGCCATGTAAAGGCAGGTAGGGGTTTTGCCACAGCGGGATACGCCCACCAGTATAATGTCGGCCTTGTCATACTGGCGGGTTCGGGCACCATCATCGTTATCCAGTGCAAAATTGACTGAGTCGATGCGGTCCTTGTAGCGATCCATCTCATTGATCGCATGAGACTTGCCAACCGAATAGGAAGAGTGAGTTTCCAGCTCTGACTCAAGCGGCTTCAGGAAGGTGGAGAAAACGTCGATCTTGAAGCCGTTACAGGTGGCCAGCAATTCACGAATCTCGTCATCGACAATGGTATCAAGCACGATGGGAGGTTTGCCGTCTTCCTCTCCCTGGCGGTTGATGCGCTCAACAACAGCCTTGGCTTTATCAATCGTGTCTACATAAGGCAGGGTGATCTTTTCGAACCGAATGGCCTCGAACTGTGACAGCAGGCTGTTTCCCAATGTCTCAGCCGTGATGCCAGTGCCATCAGAGATAAAAAATGCGGTTCGTTTCATCAGTGGGCCTCA
This DNA window, taken from Marinobacterium iners, encodes the following:
- the yeiP gene encoding elongation factor P-like protein EfpL, translating into MPKAADVKRGNLIELNGQYMLVQQIDVKSPTARGAQTLYRMRFSKLPGGGKYEETFTGDDMLKEAQLERRKCSYLYKEGDLYTFMDSEDYSQYMIDADTIEAQLPYLMDGMENIMALLVEGKVMTIEVPGTVVMEIIETVPGMKAASATGRTKPAKFATGLELQVPEFLEAGEKVKINTETGKYLSRA
- the ppsR gene encoding posphoenolpyruvate synthetase regulatory kinase/phosphorylase PpsR, whose product is MKRTAFFISDGTGITAETLGNSLLSQFEAIRFEKITLPYVDTIDKAKAVVERINRQGEEDGKPPIVLDTIVDDEIRELLATCNGFKIDVFSTFLKPLESELETHSSYSVGKSHAINEMDRYKDRIDSVNFALDNDDGARTRQYDKADIILVGVSRCGKTPTCLYMALQFGIRAANYPLTEEDMEASRLPECLQQHRHKLYGLTIDPFQLAAIRHERRANSRYASLDQCDFEIRTVERLFQKENIPCINTTNFSIEEIATRIINESGLKRRIS